The stretch of DNA AGCAAATCCTTTACCAGGAAACTCGCCACAACCATGCGTAAGCGGTTATGCATCCAGCCCGTTTGGTTGAGCTGGCGCATCGCCGCATCGACAATCGGGTAGCCGGTTTTACCCTGCTGCCAGGCTTCAAGCAGCGCATCATCCCCGCGCCAGCGAACCTTATCGGTCCAGGCGATAAACGGGCGATGACGGCAAAGCTTCGGGTAAGCGACCATCAGATGGCGGTAAAATTCGCGCCAGATAAGTTCGTTGAGCCAGGTCGCTCCGGCTTCACCCTCCAGCGCTTTAGGCTGCTCTTTTAACAGGCGATGCAGGCACTGGCGTGGAGACAAAACGCCGGTTGCCAGATAAGGCGACAGGCGGCTGGTCCCTTCTATAGCAGGGAAATCTCGCTGCTCCGGGTAGTCAGCAGCCGGCTGCTGGCAAAACTTACGTAGCATACCGATCGCCTCCTGCTCACCTACAGGGAAAATCTCGTGGTCAAATTTTTCAAGCGGCACATCGAACGCAAACTGTTCGTTGAATGGAACCTCTCCCCGAGTTTTCGGCGCCGGTACGCACTCCGGTAGTCCTTCCTGCAAACGCCGAATAAACGCCTTACTGAAAGGAGTAAACACTTTATACATCTCGTGGTTACCGGTCGTAACGCTGCCCGGCGCCAGCAGCAGGCTGTCATCAAAACCTTGCACGGTCACGTCGACATCAAGCGCTTTTTCTAAGGCGGCATCACGGGCACGCTCGTTGACTTCATACTGGTAGTTGTAAAAAAGCGCATCAACGTTTTGCTCAGTGCAAAACGCTTTTATGTAAGCAACCGATGCGGTGAAATCCGCGACCTGCCTGATATGAAGTTCAATCCCACGCCCGGCAAGCGCATGGCCCAATGCCTGCACATGCTGAAAGATGAATTCAGCCTGCTTCGGGGCCATCACATGCTGACGCCACTGCTCGGGCGTAACAACAAATACCCCGATGACTTTTGCATCGGGGTTGCGGCAGGCGGCGTGTAAGGCGTAGTTATCGTGAACACGAAGATCGTTGCGAAACCAGACCAGATGGGTGGTCATAACTCTCCTGATTTAGTTGCCGTACCGCAGGCGTAGCGCTTCGGGATACGGTTCAAAGTAGCGTTGTTGATCGAGATAACGGTCCGGGTATTCTGCCATATAGTGTTTCAGCAGGGTGATCGGCGCGAGTAAAGGCTGCGTGCCCTGGCGGTAGCGGGCAATGAGCTCAGACAGTTCCTGCCGCTGGCGCGGATTCAGCTGTCGACGGAAATAACCCTGCACATGCATCAAAACGTTGGTGTGGTTGCGGCGCGTGGCCTGATGCTGCATTAAGGCCATCAGGCGCTGGCGATACTCAACGAAGAACCCCTCCAGCGAAGCCCAATCCTCAATGGACGCCACAAAGCGCCCCAGCTCGCGGTATTCAGGCTGAGAATGAGCCAGCAGCAGAAGCTTATAGCGGCTGTGGAAGGCGATGAGTTTGCCCCGCGTTAATCCACTTTTGCGCAGCTGGTTCAGCTCAAACAGCGTGTAAATGCGCTCGACGAAATTCTCGCGGATAGCCGGATCGCATAGGCGCCCATCTTCTTCAACAGGCAGCCACGGAAGCTGACGCTGAAGCTCGGCGGTAAACACGCCGGTGCCGCTTTTACGGTTATTTTTACTCTCTTCGTCATAGACCCGGACTCGTTCCATCCCGCAGCTCGGCGATTTCGCACAAACAATGTAGCCGCAGAGGTGCTCAAGCCCGCTGACATGGCGTGAGGAAAACGCCTGCATCGTGGCGGTAAAGTCGCCTTCGCTTTGGTTACTTAAACGCAGGGCAAGCTCGCCATCGTTCAGCTTCACCAGCCTGAGCGCGGGGCGAGGCGTCGGCAGACCAATGGCCATTTCGGGGCAAACCGGTTCAAACCGCACCCAGGGTGCCAGCTCGTTAACGGCAAAGGCCAGCTTCTTGTGGCCGCCGTCAAAGCGGACATTCTCCCCCAGCAGGCAGGCGCTGATACCAATCGGAATAGTGTCGTTCATTGTCTGCTCCTCAGTTGTTAACTAAGTGTAGCAAGACGCGGGCAACAAAAAAGCTACCCGGAGGTAGCTTTCGTCAAATCGATTCAGCTTTTAGTAAAAATCGAAGGCGCCGGCTTCTGATTGCGCCATCCACACCGGCTTGTCGCTGGTTTTGGACCACACGCGATGCAGATAGCTGTAAAAGCGTGCGCGATCTTTCCAGAACAGCATCACCGGCAGCGCCAGCACGCCCGCCGCGACTGCAAATGCGCGACGCAGGATGACCTGATGCGCAGGGTATTCTTTATATAAAGACATAGGCTTCTCCTCATAATGTGTGACCGACACCGCATGTCGGAAAATCGAAACTTGTTATCTGGTCAAAATACTATCTCATTACGTGAAAGTTTACTACTCATCCGACCAGATAATTGTGCTTTTTTGTGCGCTATTTATCACTGCACGCGTAATTAAGTTACAAAATGGTTAAATAAATACTAACCATTAGTTAA from Cedecea neteri encodes:
- the phrB gene encoding deoxyribodipyrimidine photo-lyase; the encoded protein is MTTHLVWFRNDLRVHDNYALHAACRNPDAKVIGVFVVTPEQWRQHVMAPKQAEFIFQHVQALGHALAGRGIELHIRQVADFTASVAYIKAFCTEQNVDALFYNYQYEVNERARDAALEKALDVDVTVQGFDDSLLLAPGSVTTGNHEMYKVFTPFSKAFIRRLQEGLPECVPAPKTRGEVPFNEQFAFDVPLEKFDHEIFPVGEQEAIGMLRKFCQQPAADYPEQRDFPAIEGTSRLSPYLATGVLSPRQCLHRLLKEQPKALEGEAGATWLNELIWREFYRHLMVAYPKLCRHRPFIAWTDKVRWRGDDALLEAWQQGKTGYPIVDAAMRQLNQTGWMHNRLRMVVASFLVKDLLIDWRQGERYFMSQLIDGDLAANNGGWQWAASTGTDAAPYFRIFNPTTQGERFDADGDFIRQWLPELKAVPGKQIHSPWAWADKQKQTLDYPRPIVDHKQARLNTLAAYEAARK
- a CDS encoding YbgA family protein; the encoded protein is MNDTIPIGISACLLGENVRFDGGHKKLAFAVNELAPWVRFEPVCPEMAIGLPTPRPALRLVKLNDGELALRLSNQSEGDFTATMQAFSSRHVSGLEHLCGYIVCAKSPSCGMERVRVYDEESKNNRKSGTGVFTAELQRQLPWLPVEEDGRLCDPAIRENFVERIYTLFELNQLRKSGLTRGKLIAFHSRYKLLLLAHSQPEYRELGRFVASIEDWASLEGFFVEYRQRLMALMQHQATRRNHTNVLMHVQGYFRRQLNPRQRQELSELIARYRQGTQPLLAPITLLKHYMAEYPDRYLDQQRYFEPYPEALRLRYGN
- a CDS encoding YbfA family protein, with the protein product MSLYKEYPAHQVILRRAFAVAAGVLALPVMLFWKDRARFYSYLHRVWSKTSDKPVWMAQSEAGAFDFY